The proteins below are encoded in one region of Pseudomonas putida S13.1.2:
- a CDS encoding sulfite exporter TauE/SafE family protein, whose product MMDIAVLSVFAFAAGLIDAAVGGGGLIQIPALFNVLPTAQPAALLGTNKLASVCGTAFAARSFIRKVTLDWGLIVPAALSAFVMSFAGAATVSLVPPSVMRPAVLVMIVLMAIYTFIKKDFGTLHKPAHIGRKEQCLAVLIGGAIGFYDGLFGPGTGSFLIFLFIRFFALDFLHASASAKVVNIATNLAALVFFVPSGNVLYAIALPMAACNVLGALTGTWLAVRKGAGFVRGLFLILLCVLIAKLSWDLLAG is encoded by the coding sequence ATGATGGATATTGCTGTGCTTTCTGTGTTCGCCTTTGCTGCTGGGCTGATCGATGCCGCAGTGGGGGGCGGCGGGCTGATCCAGATCCCGGCCTTGTTCAATGTGCTGCCCACCGCGCAGCCAGCGGCTTTGCTCGGTACCAACAAGCTGGCGTCGGTCTGTGGTACGGCCTTCGCGGCGCGCTCGTTCATTCGCAAGGTGACGCTGGACTGGGGGCTGATCGTGCCGGCGGCGCTCAGCGCCTTTGTCATGTCGTTCGCTGGCGCGGCCACGGTGTCACTGGTGCCGCCCAGTGTGATGCGCCCGGCCGTGCTGGTGATGATCGTGCTGATGGCCATCTACACCTTTATCAAGAAAGACTTCGGCACGCTGCACAAGCCTGCGCACATCGGCCGCAAGGAGCAGTGCCTGGCGGTGCTGATCGGTGGCGCGATCGGCTTTTACGATGGCCTGTTCGGCCCTGGCACCGGCAGCTTCCTGATTTTCCTGTTTATCCGTTTTTTTGCCCTGGACTTCCTGCACGCCTCGGCCTCGGCCAAGGTGGTGAACATTGCCACCAATCTGGCGGCGCTGGTGTTCTTCGTGCCTTCGGGCAACGTGCTGTATGCCATCGCGCTGCCCATGGCCGCGTGCAATGTGCTCGGGGCACTTACCGGCACCTGGCTGGCGGTACGCAAGGGCGCAGGCTTTGTGCGCGGGCTGTTCCTGATACTGCTATGCGTGCTGATCGCCAAGTTGTCGTGGGACTTGCTGGCCGGTTGA
- a CDS encoding GGDEF domain-containing protein, with translation MPVEFMVFPAQSRLLPYVVLLCLTFALTLGGILARPIESLSLFWPVNAVLAGVLLRYPRQATLTGFSLVWLAMVGADLLCGSAWVPALWFNLCNLGVVVTLWQLLSRLPRLHRRMRTPHGVLSVFAACAAAAMVAASMAAVMAAPWFEQSLRATWLAWFSEQFSTSVLVLPVLLTAPSVRALVRGGAQAIRLAPLLVLLVSLAVSIAFGGPGAIAFPIAALLWCAWTYSPFMVSLLTLTAGSTLIVAVAQNLMHFSVPQSEPGVTTLMSARLGIAMLVLGPLVVACVSQANRSLMARLAHQATIDHLTGVLTRSAFTRRANALLDSRQQHAQALPLTLMMLDIDHFKSINDAHGHGVGDQVLRQFASTLQDQLHNDELLARLGGEEFVVILPGLAPERAKFTAERLRRAVQDLHVVQADQRLQITVSIGLAGCDANIPAPSLDALLASADQALYRAKAHGRNRVEQAEAQRQVV, from the coding sequence TTGCCGGTCGAGTTCATGGTTTTTCCAGCCCAATCGCGCTTGTTGCCTTACGTCGTTCTGCTTTGCCTGACCTTTGCCCTCACCCTGGGCGGCATTCTGGCACGCCCGATCGAATCGCTGTCGCTGTTCTGGCCAGTGAACGCTGTGTTAGCCGGCGTGCTACTGCGCTACCCCCGCCAGGCCACATTGACCGGTTTCAGCCTGGTCTGGCTGGCCATGGTCGGTGCCGACCTGCTGTGTGGCAGTGCCTGGGTGCCGGCCCTGTGGTTCAACCTGTGCAATCTTGGTGTGGTGGTCACCCTCTGGCAGCTGCTGTCGCGCTTGCCCCGCCTGCACCGGCGCATGCGCACGCCGCACGGCGTTCTCAGCGTGTTCGCCGCCTGTGCCGCCGCCGCCATGGTGGCGGCCAGCATGGCAGCGGTCATGGCTGCACCCTGGTTCGAGCAATCCTTGCGCGCCACCTGGCTGGCCTGGTTCAGCGAACAGTTCTCGACCAGCGTGCTGGTGCTGCCAGTGCTACTCACCGCGCCCTCAGTACGGGCCCTGGTGCGCGGGGGTGCCCAGGCCATCCGCCTGGCGCCGCTGCTGGTGCTGCTGGTCTCGCTGGCGGTCAGCATTGCCTTTGGCGGCCCCGGTGCCATTGCCTTCCCGATTGCCGCCTTGCTGTGGTGTGCCTGGACGTACTCGCCATTCATGGTTTCGCTGCTGACACTCACCGCCGGCAGCACCTTGATTGTGGCGGTGGCGCAAAACCTCATGCACTTCAGCGTGCCGCAAAGCGAGCCTGGGGTGACCACGCTGATGTCGGCGCGCCTGGGCATTGCCATGCTGGTGCTCGGCCCACTGGTGGTGGCCTGCGTCAGCCAGGCCAACCGCAGCCTGATGGCCCGCCTGGCGCACCAGGCCACCATCGACCACCTGACCGGCGTGCTCACCCGCAGCGCCTTCACCCGCCGCGCCAACGCGCTGCTGGACAGCCGCCAGCAGCATGCCCAGGCGCTGCCACTGACCCTGATGATGCTGGACATCGACCACTTCAAGTCAATCAACGATGCCCACGGCCACGGGGTTGGTGACCAGGTGCTGCGCCAGTTCGCCAGCACCCTGCAAGACCAGTTGCACAACGATGAACTGCTCGCGCGCCTGGGCGGCGAGGAGTTTGTCGTCATTCTCCCGGGCCTTGCCCCAGAACGTGCCAAGTTCACCGCCGAACGCCTGCGCCGCGCGGTACAGGACCTGCACGTGGTGCAGGCCGACCAGCGCCTGCAGATTACCGTGAGTATCGGCCTGGCCGGCTGTGACGCCAATATCCCGGCCCCCAGCCTGGATGCGTTGCTGGCAAGTGCCGACCAGGCGCTGTACCGGGCCAAGGCCCATGGCCGCAACCGCGTCGAACAGGCAGAAGCACAGCGCCAGGTGGTGTGA
- a CDS encoding SLC13 family permease — translation MNQDLLWVLGLLAIVVVLFIINRPRMDVVALMVILALPLLGILTVEQALAGFSDPNVVLIAALFVIGEGLVRTGIAYRIGEWMSERAGNSETRLLVLLMVAVAGLGSMMSSTGVVAIFIPVVLSIAARLQLSPSRLMMPLAFAGLISGMLSLVATPPNVVVHSELVRNGEAGFSFFSFTPFGLVVLVLGIGYMLLTRHWLNGEVRKDGRVETRRTLLDLVLDYKLNGRERRLRIRPHSPLIGHTLGELELRTRHGANVIGIERQHKFTTRVIGADSNTVLHQGDVLLLDLFANRDDLRSLCQTMQLEPLHFKAAYFIDQSQELGMAEVSLPPGSQLIGKSILELAFRTRFGLNVVGLRREQAAIEAQLVEEQLRLGDTLLVVGPWKAVRQLQSQPKDFLVLSLPAEIDQVAPARTRAPQALLSLAVMVGLMVSGAVPNVIAALIGCLLMGAGRCIDMNSAYRAIHWQSLVLIVGMLPFAQALQKTGGIDLAVGGLVSVLGGAGPSAILACLFAVTAVIGLFISNTATAVLMAPVAVSTAAQLGMSPYPFAMTVALAASAAFMTPVSSPVNTLVLGPGQYRFADFVKIGVPFTVLVMVVTVVMVPWFFGL, via the coding sequence ATGAACCAAGATCTGCTCTGGGTCCTCGGCCTGCTGGCCATCGTCGTCGTCTTGTTCATCATCAATCGCCCACGCATGGACGTGGTCGCACTGATGGTGATTCTGGCCCTGCCGCTACTCGGCATCCTTACCGTGGAGCAGGCCCTGGCCGGCTTCAGCGACCCCAACGTGGTACTGATCGCCGCCCTGTTCGTCATCGGCGAAGGCCTGGTGCGCACCGGTATTGCCTACCGCATTGGCGAATGGATGAGCGAGCGGGCCGGCAATAGCGAAACACGTCTGCTGGTGCTGCTGATGGTGGCCGTGGCCGGGCTAGGGTCGATGATGAGCTCCACCGGCGTGGTGGCCATTTTCATCCCGGTGGTGCTGAGCATTGCCGCACGCCTGCAGCTGTCGCCCAGCCGCCTGATGATGCCACTGGCGTTTGCCGGGCTGATCAGCGGCATGCTCAGCCTGGTGGCCACACCGCCCAACGTGGTGGTGCACAGCGAGTTGGTGCGCAATGGCGAGGCGGGCTTCAGCTTCTTCAGCTTTACCCCGTTCGGGCTGGTGGTGCTGGTGTTGGGCATCGGCTACATGCTGCTGACCCGGCACTGGCTGAACGGCGAAGTGCGCAAGGACGGCCGCGTGGAAACCCGCCGCACCCTGCTGGACCTGGTGCTGGACTACAAGCTCAACGGCCGTGAACGGCGCCTGCGTATACGCCCTCATTCACCGCTGATCGGCCACACCCTCGGCGAGCTGGAGTTGCGCACCCGGCACGGCGCCAACGTGATCGGCATCGAGCGCCAGCACAAGTTCACCACACGGGTGATCGGCGCCGACTCCAACACCGTGCTGCACCAGGGCGACGTGCTGCTGCTCGACCTGTTTGCCAACCGCGACGACTTGCGCAGCCTGTGCCAGACCATGCAACTGGAGCCACTGCACTTCAAGGCGGCTTATTTCATCGATCAGTCCCAGGAGCTGGGCATGGCCGAGGTCTCGCTGCCACCGGGCTCGCAGCTGATCGGCAAAAGCATTCTCGAACTGGCCTTCCGCACCCGCTTCGGCCTCAACGTGGTGGGCCTGCGCCGGGAACAGGCGGCGATCGAAGCGCAACTGGTGGAAGAACAACTGCGCCTTGGCGATACCTTGCTGGTGGTCGGGCCGTGGAAGGCCGTGCGCCAGTTGCAAAGCCAGCCCAAAGACTTCCTGGTACTGAGCCTGCCCGCCGAGATCGACCAGGTCGCGCCAGCCCGCACCCGTGCGCCGCAGGCATTGCTTAGCCTGGCGGTAATGGTCGGGCTGATGGTGAGCGGTGCCGTGCCCAATGTCATCGCGGCCTTGATCGGTTGCCTGCTGATGGGCGCCGGCCGCTGCATCGACATGAACAGCGCCTATCGGGCCATTCATTGGCAAAGCCTGGTGCTGATCGTCGGCATGCTGCCATTCGCCCAGGCACTGCAAAAAACCGGTGGTATCGACCTGGCGGTGGGTGGGCTGGTCAGCGTGCTGGGTGGCGCCGGCCCCAGTGCCATTCTCGCCTGCCTGTTCGCCGTCACGGCGGTGATTGGCCTGTTCATTTCCAACACGGCCACTGCAGTATTGATGGCACCGGTGGCTGTCAGTACCGCAGCGCAACTGGGCATGTCGCCCTACCCGTTTGCCATGACCGTGGCGCTGGCCGCGTCGGCGGCGTTCATGACGCCGGTGTCATCGCCAGTCAACACACTGGTGCTGGGCCCCGGGCAATACCGTTTCGCTGACTTCGTCAAAATTGGCGTGCCATTCACCGTGCTGGTGATGGTGGTCACCGTCGTGATGGTGCCGTGGTTCTTCGGGCTGTAA
- a CDS encoding glycine zipper domain-containing protein gives MRLTLPSLALGLLLCQGAFAGDGTAAIGGGLGGVLGNVVGQQLGGKTGAAIGAGVGGAAGSAVGARKGNRTEAAIGGGLGSAGGSLLGGAVGGKTGSTVGAGLGGAAGGALGNHLGDDNRGSKKHRRHRH, from the coding sequence ATGCGTCTGACTCTGCCTTCCCTTGCCCTCGGCCTGCTGCTGTGCCAGGGCGCTTTCGCCGGTGACGGTACTGCCGCCATTGGCGGTGGCCTGGGTGGTGTGCTGGGTAACGTTGTCGGTCAACAACTGGGCGGCAAGACCGGCGCGGCCATCGGTGCCGGCGTCGGCGGCGCAGCCGGCAGTGCGGTAGGTGCGCGCAAGGGCAACCGTACCGAAGCCGCCATCGGCGGTGGCCTGGGCTCGGCTGGCGGCTCGCTGCTGGGCGGCGCGGTGGGCGGCAAGACCGGCTCCACCGTCGGTGCCGGCCTGGGCGGCGCGGCCGGTGGTGCCCTCGGCAACCACTTGGGTGATGACAACCGCGGCAGCAAGAAGCACCGCCGTCACCGTCACTGA
- a CDS encoding GGDEF domain-containing protein: MIAHTPTLFAAVALVATILAFCLLLVGRSNRRDNLLLTGCGLLVHALAYVCYTVYAQAPLWVSYGLGNSLLSLALALYTASLFRVREQVVPWRVIFVIPACMLVGMMLLLDTLEPRMLLATLVLMLQCSLILYWAWRHAERPGRAHLLLQIGALISLVGLGMRVVAVANGTAVEMRYDTSNLKQSISVAIGTATVMMYSIGLVLMAKERSESRLQHLALHDVLTGTFNRRAILERFAVALDHARQQQASLAVAMIDIDHFKRINDLYGHLAGDEVLCHCVRQLQQRLRQGDSLGRYGGEEFLLLLPGTDRSGAMAALQGLREAIARSPACFAGDQIELRFSVGLWCGVPGPNDSTANLLAQADAALYQAKAAGRNTVHMAALIQAG, from the coding sequence ATGATCGCCCACACCCCCACGTTGTTCGCCGCCGTTGCCTTGGTTGCAACCATTCTGGCCTTCTGCCTGTTGCTGGTCGGGCGCAGCAATCGCCGTGACAACCTGCTGCTCACGGGTTGCGGGCTGCTGGTGCATGCCCTGGCTTATGTCTGCTACACCGTCTATGCCCAGGCCCCGCTGTGGGTCAGCTATGGGCTGGGCAACAGCTTGCTGTCGCTGGCCTTGGCGTTGTACACCGCCAGCCTGTTCCGGGTACGTGAGCAGGTGGTGCCCTGGCGTGTCATTTTCGTCATCCCCGCTTGCATGCTGGTGGGGATGATGCTGCTGCTCGATACGCTGGAGCCGCGCATGCTGCTGGCGACACTGGTATTGATGCTGCAGTGCTCGCTGATCCTTTACTGGGCGTGGCGCCATGCCGAGCGGCCGGGCAGGGCCCACCTGCTGCTGCAGATCGGTGCGTTGATCAGCCTGGTCGGCCTGGGCATGCGTGTGGTCGCGGTGGCCAATGGCACGGCGGTGGAAATGCGTTACGACACCAGCAACCTCAAGCAGAGCATTTCCGTGGCAATCGGCACGGCGACGGTGATGATGTATTCGATCGGGCTGGTGCTGATGGCCAAGGAGCGCAGCGAGTCCCGTTTGCAGCACCTGGCGCTGCACGATGTGCTGACCGGCACATTCAACCGCAGGGCGATACTGGAACGGTTTGCCGTGGCGCTGGACCATGCTCGCCAGCAACAGGCCAGCCTGGCCGTGGCAATGATCGACATCGACCATTTCAAGCGCATCAACGACCTGTATGGGCACCTGGCCGGCGACGAGGTGCTGTGCCATTGCGTGCGCCAGTTGCAGCAGCGGCTGCGCCAAGGTGACAGCCTGGGCCGTTATGGCGGTGAGGAATTCCTGCTGTTGCTGCCGGGCACTGACCGCAGCGGGGCGATGGCTGCGCTGCAAGGGCTGCGCGAGGCCATTGCGCGCAGCCCGGCGTGTTTTGCCGGTGACCAGATCGAGTTGCGCTTCAGCGTCGGCCTGTGGTGTGGCGTACCGGGCCCAAACGACAGCACCGCCAACCTGCTGGCCCAGGCGGATGCTGCGCTGTACCAGGCCAAGGCCGCCGGGCGCAACACGGTGCACATGGCGGCATTGATCCAGGCGGGTTGA
- a CDS encoding RcnB family protein: MKLHYLLLAALPCLPLAVSAAPSSEESITAPETHNRTLEVGDKAPDQYKRDEQAIKDWKAKGLPAPEKESHWVRMGEHYVLVQITNGVVLAIQPAS; this comes from the coding sequence ATGAAGCTTCACTATCTGCTACTCGCCGCCCTGCCCTGCCTGCCCCTGGCCGTCAGCGCCGCGCCCTCCAGCGAAGAAAGCATCACCGCCCCGGAAACCCACAATCGCACGCTTGAAGTGGGCGACAAGGCACCGGACCAGTACAAACGTGACGAGCAGGCCATCAAGGACTGGAAGGCCAAAGGGCTGCCCGCACCCGAGAAGGAAAGCCATTGGGTACGCATGGGCGAGCATTACGTGCTGGTGCAGATCACTAACGGTGTAGTGCTGGCGATCCAGCCGGCGTCCTGA